The following coding sequences lie in one Arachis stenosperma cultivar V10309 chromosome 5, arast.V10309.gnm1.PFL2, whole genome shotgun sequence genomic window:
- the LOC130982090 gene encoding transcription factor BIM2-like: protein MRVGKGNQEEEEYDEEEFGSSKKQGPSSAPNNANNTNKDAKAVDKASVIRSKHSVTEQRRRSKINERFQILRDLIPHSDQKRDTASFLLEVIEYVQYLQEKVQKYEGSYQGWGHEPSKLMPWRNSHWRVQSFVGQPQAIKNGSGPVSPFPGKFDESNISISPTMLSGNQHMIDTDQGRDIVSKASEGQTDLASKGIALPLGMHPNMSIPVRSDGVLSHPLQGSVSEAQSTECPAASEPLSQQDELTIEGGTISISSVYSQGLLNNLTQALQSAGLDLSQASISVQINLGKRANNGPSCGTSSPKNHDMVPSSNQAFAQFRDAGSEDSDQAQKRLKTFK, encoded by the exons ATGAGGGTAGGGAAAGGGAaccaagaagaggaagagtacgACGAAGAGGAATTCGGTTCTTCTAAGAAACAAGGCCCTTCCTCTGCCCCTAATAACGCCAATAACACCAACAAAG ATGCCAAAGCTGTTGATAAAGCAAGCGTGATAAGATCAAAACATTCGGTGACTGAGCAGCGAAGAAGAAGCAAGATAAATGAGAG ATTTCAGATATTGAGGGATCTCATACCTCATAGTGATCAAAAGAGGGACACAGCATCATTCTTACTGGAG GTGATTGAGTATGTTCAGTACTTACAGGAGAAGGTACAAAAGTATGAAGGCTCATATCAGGGTTGGGGTCATGAACCCTCAAAGTTGATGCCATGG AGAAATAGCCATTGGCGTGTGCAAAGCTTTGTTGGGCAACCACAAGCCATAAAGAATGGTTCAGGTCCTGTGTCACCTTTTCCTGGAAAGTTTGACGAAAGCAACATTAGTATCTCTCCAACTATGCTTAGCGGCAACCAGCATATGATAGACACCGATCAGGGTAGGGATATTGTCAGCAAAGCATCCGAAGGACAAACTGATTTAGCTAGCAAGGGAATAGCTCTGCCCCTGGGTATGCACCCAAACATGTCTATTCCTGTCAGAAGCGATGGTGTACTTTCACATCCTCTACAGGGATCTGTTTCAGAAGCGCAGTCAACTGAGTGCCCTGCCGCTAGTGAACCACTGAGCCAACAGGACGAGCTGACTATTGAAGGAGGGACAATCAGCATTTCTAGTGTGTACTCCCAAGG GTTGTTGAACAATCTGACTCAGGCACTACAGAGTGCTGGTTTAGATCTATCACAGGCCAGCATTTCGGTTCAGATTAATCTTGGAAAACGAGCAAACAATGGACCAAGCTGTGGGACCTCTTCTCCCAAG AATCACGACATGGTTCCTTCCAGCAACCAAGCTTTTGCACAGTTTAGAGATGCAGGCAGTGAAGACTCGGACCAAGCTCAGAAACGTCTGAAAACATTCAAGTGA